Part of the Peromyscus eremicus unplaced genomic scaffold, PerEre_H2_v1 PerEre#2#unplaced_318, whole genome shotgun sequence genome, cctcaaactcagaaaatccaaatgcttctgcttcctggggttaaaagtgtgcactgccaccaagcagctaaaagtggatcctatcactaaaatgatccaaattaaagaagtgtctttaacttcaaaacctttaaaaaaaatccctcacatgtttacacaaatattttgggttttaatgAATTAAAGAGGTGAAAGACCCCcagaggagatcttccctcaggagagaccccaagtccaagaaacacaccgaaaccacggatcagatgcaaacagcaagagggtttattcagatacacaggtacccggggcgacaaagtctctcaGAGGACTTGTgcgccctccttgggtaaaggggactttttataggatcccaggggtAGAGGCAtggttacagaagcgagaagcatagttacagggttcccattggttgattcaaagaaggccagggtgaacttggggacatatttttaattctcggaaatttgatgtgtgtggctgacttggccttgggggtgctttcccagcccaactgtttattccccaaggccaagtggccaaccatagatatcttattttgactccacggtttctctcccagggcgggtggtcagggtgggtgtttccttggtcccaggcttttgcagctggctgattacagtttatgccaagtggtttatctaaacgtacattttgcagttaggccaaggacgccctgtttttctggtacttgcctcgcagAATGGCGTTTCTTttgctaagtaaaagcctgctataagcggggtctttcattcccccattttcttctgGTCCCAATATGGAATCTTTCATTTTAGGATGGAGAATAAGAGGTCATCTCCATCTCTGACTGTCTTAGCCTCTGATATTGTTGGGTCAGGACCAAAGCCTGGACAACAGAAACCCTGTCCTTGTCGAATTGTACCAATCTATTGAAGATGCATGGCCCAAATATTAAAATGAGCAGGAGGATGATTAGGGGGCCCATAATGATGGAGAAAAGGGTGGTAAACCAGGGTGACCTTTggaaccatccttcaaaccatccctgttgcgATTCGAATAGTTGTTGTCTCtgtttcaatctctctctcaatTTAGCCATGTTATCCCTGACTACTCCAGTATGATCTgcatagaagcaacattcttcTTTAAGGGCCGCACATAGGCcaccttcttgtaggaagagGATGTCTAACCCTCTCCTGTTTTGTAAAACAACTTCAGATAGAGATGTAAGGGATTTTTCTAGGGCACTTATAGATTCCTCTAGGGCCTGGATATCAGTATGCATAGCTGCTTGAAGTTGTCTAAATTGACTGGTCTCCATGAGGGCTGTAGTCCCCGTACCTACCCCCGCAGCGATTCCCCCCATGGTGATCCCTCCCAACAACAGGGCTAGAGTTAAGGAAACAGGCTCTCTTTTAAATCAGGTGTTTCTCATTTCAAAGTGACTATAAATATATTCAGGTTCATGATAAGTAACCTTGGGCCATAATTCTATCAGCACGCAATAATCAGAGCTCTGGTCCAGCACCGTGGCAGAAACGCAGGGAGTGAGTCCCGTGTTACATGCCCAATATGTCCCATTAGGGGCTGCAAGATAATAAGTTCCCGATGTAAGGGTCTGGGTGGATTTGCAAAGACTctgatgggaggagggaacaaCCCCTAAGCAGAGCCCTTGTCTGGAGACCTCGGAGAGAGTTAGCTTGTGCTGGGGGCCGGAGATACAGCTCGTGGGAGGAGAAGTCTGGTTAGTATAGTTGCCAGTCGCTGCTATCCCTTCATAGTAAGGTGGAATGGAGATTAGGCATAGCCAGCATTCCTGGGTTTTATCTGGGTCGGTAAGGTTTAAAGCTAGGAAAGCACCCTTGACCAGATTGAGCAGCCTATCTCCGGTTCCTGGGTAGGGGGAAATCTCTGTGGCGGGGGCCTGTGAGGGTGGAAGGGAAGTGGTCCCTTTGCCAGCATTATTATCGGGGCCAGCAGAGGGGGTAGCCAGGGGTCTAGCTTGGGCAGGTCTTAGAGCAGGCAATGAGGGAGGTTTCTGGTCAGGAAGGACCCGACTGGGTCCAATGGGTGTGGCGtgggtattttctatttttaatcgtATTTTGAATGTAACCCCTGCATCCCAGCCGTCTAAATACCAGTGAAGGCCCCATGTCCTTCCTGCAGGCCAGCCTGTGAAGCCCTTGCCTTTTGGAGTGAATGAAATGTTTAATGGCAAGGACTTGCCATACTGTGGTTGTAGTTCCCTTTCAGTGGGATAACATTGATCCCTTTTTATATAGCCCCGGGAAACCGTTATAAGGTCCCATGAGGAGGAAGGCCTCCAGTAAGCTGCCCCAGTAGTCTCACAGGACCAGGCTTTGCAAAAAAATTCTTCATATCCCCCACATCTTGCCGCGAGGGCACGACTTCTGCCGTCTTTAGGGCAAACATAAAAATCATACAAGGACAGTAAACAGCGAGCAGCAGGGGTGGCACATCTGGGTCCTCGAGTGTGGGGGACTCCAAAAGGGGGTTTGGGGCTGGGCCAACAAGAGTATGTTCAGCTTCAGGTATATCCCAGGTGTCAAGTCCAGCTGCAAGCTCGCAAAAATCAGGGGTAAGGGATGGCCACCAAATGTTAGGAGCAGTCGTGGACCAAACTACGTCCCCAGTTTGGGAAATAATCTGCCAGGTAAGTTTCTTAACCATGTGGGGGCTCTCTGGTGATGCCCCTCCTATTGTCAGGAGGGCTATCAAGGGGATTAAGGGGGCCCACGGGTGAGTCTTATCTTTAGTGGGTTTGGAGAGCGTTGAACCCTCCATGTAGACGTCTCGGTGTTCTCAGCTTCGTCGAGTTCTTTGGCAGCCTTTACATGCGACGCATGGACCCAAGCCGCTATCCCGTCAACCTTGAGTGCAGTGGGAGTTGTTAACAAGACGGTGTACGGTCCTTTCCATCTCGGCTCTAGGTTCCTGGATTGATGGCGTCGAACCCAGACAGAGTCCCCAATCTTGAATGGGTGAGGCACCACCGGGCGGGTCAGTTGTTCCCGGTAGGCATCGGCCAGGGGTTTCCACACCACCTTCTGTACCAGTTGGAGGGCTTGGAGGTGCGCCTCCAGGGTAGGGCTAGTGGCAAAAGAGGAGATATCAGGGTGAAGGAAATTTATAATTAGTGGGGGAGCCCCATACAGAATCTCAAACGGGGTGAGGCCGTGgggcccaggagtattccgggctcggtaaaggGCTAGTGggagtaggagcacccaatctctagtgccagttgcaagcgttaatttggttaaagtctccttaatggTTCTATTCACGCGTTCTACCTGTCCTGAGCTCTGGGGGCGGTATGCACAATGGAGTTTCCAATCGATCCCCAATAGCCTGGCCACCTTCTGACTTACCTGGGAGACGAAGGCGGGCCCATTGTCTGACCCCAATACCTGGGGCATTCCATACCTGGGAAAGATGTCATCCAGGAGTTTCTTGGTTACCATGTTAGCGGTCTCCTTCTTGGTAGGGAAGGCCTCtgtccatcctgaaaaggtgtctaAAAAAACCAGAAGGTATCTGTATCCATACAGTCCGGGTTTTACCTCAGTGAAGTCAATTTCCCAATGGACTCCAGGGCGGTGGCCTCGCAGACGGCTCCCTCCACGCAGACGGGCTTTTCCTGGATTAACTTGAGCACAAGCATGGCAGTGGAAGTCACCTGTTGGAGGACCTGTTCTTGATTCAATAATACAGTGTCCGAAGCCTCATCAGCCAGAAGGGCTTTCATCTTGTTTTTGCTTAAATGGGTTAGCGCATGAGGGAACTTGAGCAAGTATTTGGTGTGGGATGTTGGCATAACTTATTTGCCATCCATGATATAAGCTTGTCGTTCAGGGCTCCAttccgcccccattttctttgctagttcctggtcctccggGCTATAGGGCATGGGGTCCCTGCTTGGCTGTTGGTCCTGCAAGACCAACAGCTGGTCGCCCCTGGGGGCTTGTAAGGCTACTGTCCGGGCCGTCAGATCGGCCAGCCGATTTCCCCGAGCTACGACAGAGTCACCCTTTTGGTGCCCGGGACAATGTATAATGCTGAGCTGGTGTGGGAGGAACAATGCCCTTAAGAgatctaaaatttcttttttgtttttaatttccttgcCCTCCGAGGTCAGGAGGCCTCTCcttctgtagatttctccatgaACATAGGCGGTGGCAAAGGCATATCTGCTATCGGTATAGACTGTGAGTCTCTTACCTTCCGCCATCCGGAGGGCCTGGGTTAGCGCAACCAGTTCTGCCTTTTGGGCCGATGTACCGGGTGGCAGCGGCGAGGCCCAAATTACCTCTGATTCGGTGGTGATGGCTGCTCCggccctcctttctccttcttggAGGAAGCTGCCCCCATCCGTGAACCAGATGAAATCTGGGTTCGACAGAGGTTGATCTGTTAGATCGGCACAGGTGCCATGGGCCTCCGCCAGAATCTGGAGGCAGTTGTGCTCCTCGGATGGGTCTGGCAAGGGCATCAGGGTTGCGGGGTTGAGGGAGACAACTGGTCCGAATATCACTCGGTCTGTGTCTAACAATAGAGCCTGGTAGTGGGTCATCCTGGAATTCGAGAGCCATTTATCTGGGGGCTACCGGACCAGAGCTTCTACTGCATGGGAGGATAACACAGTTAATGGTTGTCCCCAAGTCAGTTTCCCTGCGTCCTTGAGCAAGACAGCAATGGCGGCCACCATGCGCAGACAAGGGGGCCAACCTGCAGCTACCGGGTCTAATTTCTTGGATAGATAGGCTACAGGTCTCTTCCATGGCTCCAGCCTCTGTACCAGCACTCCTTTTGCAAAGCCTGAGTTCTCATCCAGGAACAGTTCAAAGGGCTTAGTCAGATCTGGTAGACCAAGGGCTGGTGACTCAAGTAAAGTTCTCTTAATTCGTTGAAAGGCCTGTTGTTGTTCCTCTCCCCAGTGGAACAGGACCCCGGGCTTGGTGAGAGGATACAGAGGGGCAGCCTTCTCAGTAAAACCCGGGATCCAGAGGCGACAGTAGCCGGCTGTACCTAGGAACTCCCGCACCTGGCGGGGGTTCCTTGGAGGGGGTATGGAGATTATGGCCTCCTTCCTTGCTTCCGTGAGCCATCTCTGTCCTCCCTCCAGGGTGTAACCCAGGTAAATGACTCTGCTTTGGCAAATCTGGGCCTTCTTTGCCGAAGCCCGACAGCCCTTCTGTCCCAGTTTAGCCAAAAGGGCCCGAGTGCCTCTTAAACATTCAGCCTGGGTTCTGGCTGCTAGGAGGAGGTCATCCACATATTGAAGCAAGATTAAGGCTGGGTGTTCGACCCGGAACTCGGCCAGGTCTGAGTGTAGGGCTTCATCAAAGAGGGTGGGGCTGTTCTTAAACCCCTGGGGGAGCCGAGTCCAGGTCAACTGTCCTGAGAGTCCCATCTCTGGGTCCctccattcaaaagcaaacagcaGCTGGCTCTGGGGATGCAATCTcagacagaagaaggcatcctTTAAGTCCAGTATCATATACCGAATGTGGGTTGGTGGAAGAGTGCTGAGGAGGTTGTAAGGGTTTGGCACCGTGGGGTGTATATCTTCAACTCGTTTATTAACCTCCCTCAAGTCTTGAAACAGTCTATAATCCCCTGTCCCAGGCTTTTTTACAGGCAGGAGGGGGGTTGTTCAAGGGGATCGACGGGGCACAAGTACCCCCTGGTCCAAGAGCCTCCGGATGTGTGGTTTAATGCCCTCATGGGCTTCCAGGGACATGGGATACTGTTTGATTGAAATGGGAGTGGCGGAGGCTTTTAACTGAATAACAAGTGGgggttggttgtgagccagccCCAAGCCACCAGTCTCGGCCCATGCCGAGGGAAATTCTCTCAACCAGTCCTGCATCTCTTGCGGTGGCCCCTTAGAGGGCTCGGATTCAAACAGGCGGTATTCTTCTTCTAATTTTAGGGCTAGGACTTGTAGGGGGGTCCCTTTGGGTCCTGTAACGGTCGACCCCTTGTCATCAAAATAGATCTGAGCCTTGAGCTTAGTCAACAGGTCTCGGCCCAATAATGGGTGAGGGCAATCAGGTATATGCAGAAAAGAGTGGGTTACCTGTCCAGATGCCAGCTGAACCTTTCTCTCGGTGGTCCATCGATACCTTCTGCTACCCATGGCCCCCTGGACCAAAGCTGTGCGGTCACTGAGAGAGCCTCCGGTATGAGTCAGGACTGAATGTTGAGCCCCGGTGTCCACTAAGAAGGTTACTGGCTGCCCCCCAATCTTGAGAgttatcctaggctcaggggggggggggctcctggccttgACTTCCCTAATCCTCCAGATTGAGGAGGTCCGTGGCCCTTGGCTTAATTCTCCGAGACCCTTGAGGTTTCCTTGGGCATTCACGAGCCCAATGTCCCTTCTCTTTGCAGTAAGCACACTGGTCTTTGTCAAGCGGTATTCTTCTTTGATCTCCCATCCTAACTCCCTCTCTGCCCTGTCCCTGAGATATTACAGCGGCCAGGACTTTACTTATTTCTCTATGACGTTTCCTATCCCTTTCTTCCTATTTCTGCCACATCCTCTCCTCCCGCTCTTCGGgagtttctcttttattaaacactttctctgcttctttcaaTAAATCTGACAAACTGAACAAATGCAATCCCTCTAGTCTCTGTAATTTGGCCCTTATATCTGGACTTGACTGATAGATGAAAGACAAGATGACGcctggcgcctgtcctggatcttctggATCATACGGGGTATACATCCTATAGGCTTCTCTGAGTCTTTCTAAGAATGCTGCCGGTGTCTCATCCTTTCCCTGAATCACATTTCTaacctgagccaaattggtagggCGTCTAGTAGCCCCCCagagacccgctaagagcaactggcgatagagacgtaggTGCTCCCTACCTTCTGGGGTCGTGAAGTCCCAGTTCGGGCAGGTGAGGGGAAAGGCTGCATCAATGGTATTAGGCAATTGGGTGGGTCTTCCATCGTCTCCAGGAACCTGCTTCCGAGCTTCCAAGAAGACTCGCTGCTTCTCCTCCACCGTCAGGAGGGTTGGAATAACTGCTGGCAATCCTCCCACGTAGGCTGGTGGGTCACTAAAATGGACTCAATCAGGTTAGTCAAGGCAACAGGGTCCTTAGAGAAAGGAGGATTATGCTGCTTCCAGTTGTAAAGATCAGAGGCCGAAAATGGCCAGTATTGGAGCTGGTAATTGGGGCCCTCTCGGAGGGTGAAGGCTCTGGATTCTTTGGCTGGTTTGTTGCGCCTTCCTCGGAGGCAACCGGCAATTGGGGAGGGAGCCAGAGCCTCATCCGCAATTGGGGAGGGAGCCGGAGCCTCATCCTCCCGCTGTCCCTGTAGAGGATGTTCGGGGGGCCGCCGGTGGTTCTGGTGCCGCTGCAGGGGCTGCCTGTTCCCCTGGTCCCCGATTCCCCGGGTATGGCTGTGGGTCCTCTGTCAGGAGGTCAATAAGAGGTGTATTGGGGTCAGGGGGAAGGACAGGGGTCTTAGGGGGATCCTTTCGTGGGAGAACAGGGtaaagggaggaggcaggaggggcgAGAGGGGGCGGTGGTGCCGTCGGGGGACAGGCCTGGGGTGCTGGAGGGGAGAGGAATGGCCTAacccgggggggggggtttgGTCACCAGGAGTTTCCATATGGCGATGTAAGGGACCTGGTCTGGGTGGCCATGGGGACTCAGAGCGAAAACTTTCCCctccacctgtgaaataagaCTGAGGTTAAAGGTTCCCTCGCGAGGCCATCCTACATTCATCATGACCCACTCGGCATCGCAAAGGGTGatccatttattctttttaactaCAACTCCTTCGTTGTTGGCTCGTGCCTTCACGTCTGACCAGTGGTCAAGCGTGAGGCTCAAGGGGGTGGTGACAGTCTGTCCCATGGCTGTTTCTAGGAAGAGAACGGTTAAACAGAAAACGAAAAACGACAGACAAACACAAATAAGACTAACACGCGCTGCACGGCTTCAGTTCCAAACCGAAAGCAAAAACTCAGAAGGAGAGTGCGAGGGTCCGGACCCCTCATCTCCTACCAACACCACGTATCCCTCGGATACGTGAGTGGCCCCGAAAAACCATGCCCCTGAGGGGACTTCAGACACCCGTGGAATGTCTTCCAGGGTGCTggtgggcgaagtccgagctcgtcagctccttcagctcCACCGCCACAGACAGATTACCAGATGCGCGCAAACAAGCAACAGTCAGACAAGACAGGGATGACATATACCAAGGCCGGCCGGCTTACCTCCTGATGGTGGGTCGGTGGTCCCAGGGAGGGGTCTCTAATCTCGGTGGAACCTCCAAAGAAAGACCCCcagaggagatcttccctcagtagagaccccaagtccaaggaacacaccaaaaccacggatcagatgcaaacagcaagagggtttattcagatacacaggtacccggggcgacaaagtctctcggaggacttgcgcaCCCTCCTTGagtaaaggggactttttataggatcccagggaCAGAGGCAtggttacagaagcgagaagcatagttacagggttcccattggttgattcaaagaaggccagggtgaacttggggacatatttttaattcttggaaatttgatgtgtgtggctgacttggccttgggggtgctttcccagcccaactgtttattccccaaggccaagtggccaaccatagatatcttattttgactccaCGGTTTTTCTCCCAGGGCGGGTGGTCAGGGTGGGTGTTTCCTTGGTCCtaggcttttgcagctggctgattacggtttatgccaagtggtttatctaaaagtacattttgcagttaggccaaggacgccctgtttttctggtacttgcctcgcagaatggcgtttcttatgctaagtaaaagcctgctataagcggggtctttcagaggtagtcagcttgactattaagaatagcgatcactccagacaagacataaaatgagaaagatgtcttaacttcaggaggcaaggagagcatgggagttatttccaaaacagtgcttttccttaacaaaggaagcatgtggattttgattaggaagtctggacacattcctgtagcactctgcatattcttaagcttgctaagttaacaaatccacttctgatcatgatcacaatataaaagcagagacatttatggatattcctacctcaaagttgtgcaggaacatatataaatgatggaaagaaatgtctctggcatgttcatcttgtaccacaaggtcttagataaaaatgaaggaaatgacccagtaaaatgtagattgctttggggcctatgtgacctgtcaatcttgatgtttgatgtaaaagataactgtaccattgccacaattctcacagatacaaaagatagagaacacaaatacagatatcttcaaggaaaagtcacctaagagcactgtttttctttgctcctagatagacgattataatgatctctatcaaccttagatcaaaactgtttttccctctgagcaggctgacatagcagggggtcacagctgcttccatgctacaccagcaggagttcatttgaatgagccctggcttattttatggctaagggctatgacatcactgtaaaaaattttattctttcctgtttctatcttttaaaaaaattatgtatacaatgttttgcccacatgtgtctgtgtgtagtgtctaacaagaccagaagaaggaaggatttacctgggactaaaattataacaaatggttagctacctagtgggttctgggaatggaacctgggtcctctataaaaacactcagttctctcAATTGGTGAGTGGTCAATGTagcccctttttaatttaaaatttcttttcataaattgataagcaagagctattacatcactttccccttttatctcttcattctatcacttcccaaatcctttccaacttctcacttattaagttaggtgaattagtaggttgaaatatattaatacaacctgctgcatccatttttgttggatatatatatatatatatatatatatatatatatatatatatatatatgagagagagagagaatgggctgaccatgttgtactgGTAaacaattagggatctcatctttgcctgaggttaattctctctggagaattaCACACTTTCATCAGCATCTGGTATCTAACCCTAACTGGGTTaccttggacaggaaacataatcaagaatagaaaacataggtaggaaaatgaatcaccagttaagagcactgaagattctttcagagaatccagcttccattcccaggacatttagatggtcactaatatctgcaatgccagtatcaggggtcctgacaccatctccttgcctccctgtccaccataagaaaaggagacttagatcataaaaattatttttcgagctggaagtggcagtgcattcttataatgccagcaaactggactcagaggcaggaagatcactgcgaattttaaagcctatgccagagtctgcacaaacacatgcacacaaacacatacacacacatacacacacactcacacatacacacacaaaaagaagaaaactgaattacatacaagaaagggagtggggatggagaggtggctcagaggttaagagcactggctgttcttccagaggttctgagttcagttcccagcaaccacatggtggttcacaaccatctgtaatgagatctggtgccctcttctggccatgtagatagaacactgtatacataataaataaattaataatttaaaaaaaaaaagaaaagaaatgagcactggaaaattagaactatacaatacctcttaaagtcatttcaagtgtctgccactggtcccatagaatcattttcaaaaataaatatggctaagatcaaaaacactgaagacagattatgttggagaggatgtggaacaaggggaacactcctatactgttggtgggagtgcaaacttgtagagctgctttggaaatcagtatggtgctttctcagaaaattggaaatcaatctccctaaagacccagctctacaactcttgggcatatacccaaggaatgctcaatcataacacaaggacacatgcttgaACAGAACAgcgttatttgtaatagccagaacctggaaacagcctagatgcccttcaactgaagaatagatgaataaaatgtggtacatatacataatggagtactattcatcagagaaagaaaataatatcatgaagtttacaggtaaatggatggaactagaaaatattatcctgagtgaggtaacccagactcagaaagacaaacatggtatgttataatgatattttatttgtgctgaaatgtgatttgtatgttaataaagttgcctgggggtcagaggtattagcaagccatagcaagagctgggtggtggtggtacatgcctttaatcccagcacttggtaggcagagctaggaagatctctgtgtgttcaaaattacagccagcattggagacacacccctttaatctcaataccaaccatagaagacctggaggtctgcatagacaggcagtgactaggtggtcatgtggttgggtttacaaccaatgagaaggcagaacagaagctctataaaaaagacagacacaggaagtaggtctctttttcagagaggtacaacaacagcaacagtgaagggtaaggtttttagctcttagctattgctctgacctcttggcttcaactctgtattggctctgtgtttcttatttaataagatggttggttaatctacagtatgtcctcactcataggtggatactagatgtaaagcaaaggataaccagattgcaactcagctccagagaggctagctagtaaagaggacctaggcaagaatttgatttccagcatacacataaaagctcacagtcatatttaattctagttgcagagaaagagagactgagtgagagtgggagaactctatcaattggatggtgaacaaatgaatgcaggtgtgtcctttgagaggggaacaaaaggagcagggatcagtctgagtccctgtatggacatatttagatgtgtgaccaggcctctccaactgctgcttggagaatcaaacgtacaaggccttttaaagtaagtaacaaaaaaattaactcaaactcacagcaactaacatctcacactagacagcacttgatagaatctcttcaaagtcatgatgGGAATTAATACTACTGcatcagtccatgagtactatgactcatgccacaggctctgtttttgtttctttttagaggaagcagaatagtctttgtcctcatgtcattcccgcgtacatttgaggttctgcctttgggaagagttcagagacatgattttggcctACCCTGAAgacataccctgaagatgcagcccatcagaaacacagaccttatataaaatgaagtaatgatgacagagtgaacctgagattgaaaccacaaggtttgaaagaatgaatacctattcttcactctctcttctgtgataaagatcaggcgatctcactgctACTTTCtctcaatggtcatttcctgtagctgactggtcagtctgcaccttctgcttcacctgcatcttggtgaggaaggtttatTGGGATGGTgcctctctggtgctccttgtgggtagatgaacataaatgaacttgcattatcacaaggcaaagataatggacagaccaccctgagtcctaatcaaacatttgagaaagcttgtttaccagtgactcagtgacaccacaaattattttgtcctgtgcttcagatgccccctctggg contains:
- the LOC131901779 gene encoding uncharacterized protein LOC131901779 produces the protein MTHYQALLLDTDRVIFGPVVSLNPATLMPLPDPSEEHNCLQILAEAHGTCADLTDQPLSNPDFIWFTDGGSFLQEGERRAGAAITTESEVIWASPLPPGTSAQKAELVALTQALRMAEDTFSGWTEAFPTKKETANMVTKKLLDDIFPSPTLEAHLQALQLVQKVVWKPLADAYREQLTRPVVPHPFKIGDSVWVRRHQSRNLEPRWKGPYTVLLTTPTALKVDGIAAWVHASHVKAAKELDEAENTETSTWRVQRSPNPLKIRLTRGPP